CTAGTCTCCACTTAATCTGAAATTAATCAGATAATCTATTACCCAATTATAATTAGATATTAACTTCAACTTACCTTTATCTGAATACCTTGAACGCGAGAAATCCCACTTCCCGCACATTTCCCGAGAGACCGCGATTTCCGCTTGCTCGCGACATCGTGAGCGGAAATTGTCCTTTTGGCGCTATCTTTGCGTAGGCTCGACGTATTGCCGAACCCGACTTCGTCAACGAATCttcttttaccctcaattagcGTTGTACGCGCGTCAATTCTCACAGTATAGGACCtttatcctgcaaaagtgcattgtgggatcAAAATTCAAACTTCATTAAACCGTTTCTATCGAAACTTTCAACTTATTTTCCAtctctcttactttctttctttttcctttcttttttcttcctttcttttcttttctttctttcttttcttttcctttttttcttttctttctttcttttcttcctttctttctttttttgccttttctttatttttcctgCAGCTGGCCTACTGCTGCTggtgccactgctgctgctgctagctgcaGCTGCATGctgcactgctgctgctgctgccttgTAGCTGTgcttgctgctgcttgctgctgctgtcTAGCTGCTGCCTGCCAGCTGCTAGTTGCTGGCGCAGGTGctgcatgctgctgctgctgctgctgctgctactcatGCTACTTGCTGCCCTGCCTGCTGATGCTGGCTGgactgttgctgctgctgctggctgcagctgctgctgctgctggctgccactgctgctgctgctgcttggcCAGCTGCTTTAAGCCTGCTGCTGCCTCGCTGATGCCTGCGCACGTGCGTGCCTGCTGCTATATACAAGCTGCTGCGTGTGCTTGTTGCCCTGGTAGCAGCAGCTAGAGCTGCCTGCCTGCTCCTGGCTGAGGCTGCTGCCCTGCTAATGCTTGCTGTTGTAGCTCCTGCTGCCTGCTTGGCAGCTGCCTGCTCCAGCAGACTTGCTGTTGCCTGCTGTTCCTGCTGCATGCTGCGTTACTGCTGTGCTGCTGCACTGCTGCCGGTGGGTTTTGTTGGGGAATGCTGGCTCCTCTGGCTACAACAGCAGCAGGGAgtaggggagagaaagagagacttTACCTCTTTTCtttattcttcttctcttttctcctttctctgtcttttctcttttccttcttttctcctttctctctctctctctacgtaggCCAGCAAGAATGGGAGGGAATAAGGATGGAGGTCCCTAGGCAGGGGAACTTAGTGGCGAAATCCACTAAGCACGtgaaattacatttttttgcCCTTCGATTAATTCCGTTTGTCGCAACGAAGCAAACACTTTTCGCAGCCCTTCCGCATATCCGATTTGAGCTCAATTTGGCAAGGAATGTTCGTtctttacttaacaagtccactgaattttaacatttcagtgtTCGACCAGTTGCGTCACTGCGAATTAGATTCCCGTAAACTGAAATCCTTATTCGATAGCTCTCCGGTTCATTTTCTCTACTCTACATGTGTGtagaaaatgttgaaacttgaaatctgGGCCCTCATACCAACGTTCGCTGAcatccccgccaattttcattaatttttctgacactgtgcattttctgctaatttctcagtcccgttctttacagaaaattctaaagtttccGTTTTCACTTCCGATTTCACGCCAAACATGCTCCAAAAGCATACAGCGGACCTTTACAAGGCTACA
This genomic interval from Ananas comosus cultivar F153 unplaced genomic scaffold, ASM154086v1, whole genome shotgun sequence contains the following:
- the LOC109704075 gene encoding protein roadkill-like → MQQEQQATASLLEQAAAKQAAGATTASISRAAASARSRQAALAAATRATSTRSSLYIAAGTHVRRHQRGSSRLKAAGQAAAAAQQQQQQQHAAPAPATSSWQAAARQQQQAAASTATRQQQQQCSMQLQLAAAAVAPAAVGQLQEK